In the Klebsiella aerogenes KCTC 2190 genome, one interval contains:
- a CDS encoding sigma-54-dependent Fis family transcriptional regulator: protein MQGNPFTITPEAQSSTLLSDSWQRSQRYGLQPTSDEFPRLRGGELADVLESNRSLQRLAQPVATPLAQRAAGLQSVVILSDASGLVLQTFGNSAAMEKAQSFALEPGNIWSESGRGTNAIGTALAIDDSCEVEGRQHYLTRNQDLYCAAVPLQSPDGQIAGALDISGPAHIPHPHSLAWIKEAAKQIEYLWVKQSLHPQQWLMSLHSRVQKLDSAEELLLVFSDNLLTAANRLAIRELGLQAGQIGQMTFQQLFPRLTQTAVSVPLPMTFQQRGYYYRLRAPTRASVAVPAQPALNLPFCASGEGEKMVRLLNAGIALCIEGETGCGKEFLSRELHAHSRWRSGKFVAINCAAIPESLIESELFGYQAGAFTGANKNGYIGKIREADGGVLFLDEIGDMPLALQTRLLRVLQEKEVMPLGGNRSAPVNFALICATHRHLAQRVAEGAFREDLLYRLREYAFTIPPLRQWPELKQFIPALWRSLGAAERHITLSDALIHQLTLCRWPGNVRQLQSLLKVLLALADDGECLGVAALPEEYQSAQQTSAPGGLQQHDAKLIADTLARFNGNVSKAAQALGVARSTLYRRAARVQRK from the coding sequence GTGCAAGGAAATCCGTTCACTATCACCCCCGAGGCGCAGTCCAGCACGCTGCTGAGCGACTCCTGGCAACGCAGCCAGCGTTATGGCCTGCAGCCAACGAGCGACGAATTTCCGCGCCTGCGCGGCGGCGAACTGGCCGACGTGCTGGAAAGCAACCGCAGCCTACAACGGCTGGCGCAACCGGTGGCGACGCCGCTGGCGCAACGTGCCGCCGGGCTGCAATCGGTAGTGATTCTTTCCGATGCCAGCGGGCTGGTGCTCCAAACCTTCGGCAATAGCGCAGCGATGGAAAAAGCGCAAAGCTTCGCGCTGGAGCCAGGCAATATCTGGAGCGAAAGCGGTCGCGGCACCAACGCTATCGGTACCGCGCTGGCGATTGACGACAGCTGCGAAGTCGAAGGCCGCCAACACTATTTAACCCGTAATCAGGATTTGTATTGCGCGGCGGTTCCCCTACAAAGCCCCGATGGCCAGATTGCCGGGGCGCTGGATATTTCCGGCCCGGCGCATATCCCGCATCCCCACTCTCTGGCGTGGATAAAAGAGGCCGCCAAACAGATTGAATATCTGTGGGTGAAACAGAGTCTGCATCCGCAACAGTGGTTAATGAGCCTGCACTCGCGGGTACAGAAGCTCGATAGCGCCGAAGAGCTGCTGCTGGTTTTCTCCGATAACCTGCTGACCGCGGCCAATCGCCTGGCCATCCGCGAACTGGGCCTGCAGGCCGGACAGATCGGACAGATGACCTTCCAGCAGTTGTTCCCCCGCCTGACGCAAACGGCGGTCAGCGTGCCGCTACCGATGACCTTCCAGCAACGTGGCTACTACTACCGTCTGCGCGCGCCAACCCGCGCCAGCGTCGCCGTCCCCGCACAACCAGCACTTAACCTGCCGTTTTGCGCGTCCGGCGAAGGCGAGAAAATGGTCCGCCTGCTCAACGCCGGTATCGCGTTGTGTATCGAAGGCGAAACCGGCTGCGGCAAAGAGTTCCTCAGCCGTGAACTGCATGCGCATAGCCGCTGGCGCAGCGGTAAATTTGTCGCCATCAACTGCGCGGCCATTCCAGAATCGCTGATTGAATCGGAGCTTTTCGGCTATCAGGCGGGGGCCTTTACCGGCGCGAATAAAAACGGCTATATCGGCAAAATTCGCGAAGCCGATGGTGGGGTGCTGTTCCTCGATGAAATCGGCGATATGCCGCTGGCTCTGCAAACCCGTCTGCTGCGGGTATTGCAGGAAAAAGAGGTCATGCCGCTGGGTGGGAATCGCAGCGCGCCGGTGAACTTCGCCTTGATTTGCGCTACCCACCGTCATCTCGCGCAGCGTGTCGCCGAAGGCGCATTTCGCGAAGACCTGCTCTACCGCCTGCGCGAGTATGCTTTTACCATCCCGCCGCTACGCCAATGGCCTGAACTCAAGCAGTTTATTCCAGCGTTGTGGCGCTCGCTTGGCGCGGCAGAACGCCATATAACCCTCTCTGACGCGTTGATTCATCAACTGACATTATGTCGTTGGCCGGGTAACGTGCGTCAGTTGCAAAGCCTGCTCAAAGTCCTGTTGGCGCTGGCGGACGATGGCGAATGCCTGGGCGTCGCGGCGCTGCCGGAGGAGTATCAAAGCGCGCAGCAAACCAGCGCTCCGGGCGGGCTTCAACAACATGATGCAAAGCTGATTGCCGATACGCTGGCCCGCTTTAACGGCAATGTGAGTAAAGCGGCGCAGGCGTTAGGCGTCGCGCGCAGCACGCTGTATCGACGGGCCGCGCGCGTACAAAGGAAGTGA
- a CDS encoding undecaprenyl-diphosphatase produces the protein MNLLETFNQNAFLTLNAGPGTPDSLLLLAQFSASWLILIVPAILLGLWFLGGRQGHRQALFCAMTILIALGLGVACGTLWFHPRPFMMPLGHTWISHPADNSFPSDHGTVMFSAAFALLSLRLRGIGLLVLAAALPVAWARIFLGVHFPLDMLGAALISALSLCVAKVVWQRLGQTLVALCEALSRRLFSWLPARFTP, from the coding sequence ATGAACCTGTTAGAAACGTTTAACCAGAACGCCTTCCTTACGCTGAATGCCGGGCCAGGTACGCCGGACAGCCTATTGCTACTGGCTCAATTCTCCGCCAGCTGGCTTATTCTCATTGTGCCGGCGATATTGCTGGGATTATGGTTCCTTGGCGGTCGTCAGGGGCATCGACAGGCGCTGTTTTGCGCCATGACGATTTTGATAGCGTTAGGGCTGGGGGTTGCCTGTGGAACCCTGTGGTTCCATCCGCGGCCGTTTATGATGCCGCTGGGTCATACCTGGATAAGCCACCCGGCGGATAACTCTTTTCCAAGCGATCACGGCACCGTAATGTTCAGCGCCGCCTTCGCGCTGCTGTCATTACGCCTGCGCGGCATTGGGCTGCTGGTGCTGGCGGCGGCGCTGCCGGTAGCATGGGCGCGTATTTTTCTCGGCGTCCATTTCCCGCTGGATATGCTGGGCGCGGCGCTGATTTCAGCACTGAGCCTCTGCGTAGCAAAAGTGGTCTGGCAACGGCTGGGGCAGACGCTGGTGGCGCTGTGCGAAGCGCTGAGCCGCCGTCTCTTCTCCTGGCTGCCGGCGCGCTTTACGCCGTAG
- a CDS encoding LysR family transcriptional regulator, whose translation MRIDLNAIPVFVAVVECGNFAQAAEKLNVTRSAVGKSISRLEQRLGVALFQRTTRRQALTEEGEVFYLQSRRALDNLRDAENEIQRGKTLVQGRLRISLPVLFGQRCVAPILFPLSQRYPELKLELSFSDRQVNLFEEGFDMAIRIGALSDSSFLKARRLGQHGMILCASPLYLHNQPAPQTAEELHEHLTIGYLYAGQMQKWHLRDTQGAALAFRPQPGLAMDDFAAIAAAAKSGLGIAWLPDWLVADEIARGELQQILPSSVSGSFAISAVWPEAVWVPQKIRVVVDELLARLPQQLAGGENQEDSSASG comes from the coding sequence ATGCGCATTGATTTAAATGCGATCCCGGTATTTGTCGCCGTCGTCGAATGCGGCAACTTTGCGCAAGCCGCGGAGAAGCTGAACGTGACGCGCTCCGCCGTCGGCAAGAGCATTTCCCGGCTGGAGCAGCGGCTTGGCGTCGCGCTGTTTCAGCGCACCACGCGTCGGCAGGCGTTGACCGAAGAAGGCGAGGTCTTTTATCTGCAATCCCGCCGGGCGCTGGATAACCTGCGGGATGCGGAAAATGAAATTCAGCGTGGAAAAACCCTGGTGCAAGGGCGGCTGCGAATCAGCCTGCCGGTGCTGTTTGGCCAGCGCTGCGTGGCGCCGATCTTGTTTCCTCTTAGCCAACGTTATCCGGAGCTTAAGCTCGAGCTGTCGTTTAGCGACCGTCAGGTCAATCTGTTTGAAGAAGGGTTCGATATGGCGATACGTATCGGCGCGTTGAGCGATTCCAGCTTTCTTAAGGCCCGGCGTTTAGGCCAGCACGGCATGATTCTCTGCGCATCGCCGTTATATCTGCATAATCAACCAGCGCCGCAGACGGCGGAAGAACTGCACGAGCATCTTACCATCGGCTATCTCTACGCCGGGCAGATGCAGAAATGGCATTTGCGCGATACGCAGGGAGCGGCGCTCGCGTTTCGCCCTCAGCCCGGACTGGCGATGGATGATTTCGCCGCCATCGCCGCGGCGGCAAAAAGCGGGCTGGGTATCGCCTGGCTGCCGGATTGGCTGGTGGCGGACGAGATAGCGCGGGGAGAACTCCAGCAAATATTGCCGTCGTCCGTCAGCGGCAGTTTTGCGATCAGCGCCGTCTGGCCGGAAGCGGTATGGGTGCCGCAGAAAATTCGCGTGGTGGTAGATGAACTGCTGGCGCGGCTGCCGCAGCAGTTAGCCGGTGGAGAAAACCAGGAGGATTCTTCAGCGTCAGGTTAA
- a CDS encoding FMN-dependent NADH-azoreductase codes for MSNVLILKSSINGPASLTNQLIDEYMQTRRDAGHQDSVVEHDLTTLALPKLDGALFAALRGAQDSRPAIQQGVALSDSLIGELKASDLLVIGAPMYNLNVPTDLKNWFDLVARARETFRYTETWPQGLVEGVRAVVISSRGGVHDGQPSDAVTPYLRAVLGLMGISDVEFIYAEGMDIRPHGRDAGIAHARQHIARAAQQA; via the coding sequence ATGAGTAACGTTTTGATTTTAAAATCCAGCATCAACGGCCCGGCGTCGCTAACCAACCAGCTAATAGATGAATATATGCAGACCCGCCGCGATGCCGGTCATCAGGATTCGGTCGTCGAACACGATCTGACCACCCTCGCCTTGCCGAAACTCGACGGCGCGCTGTTTGCCGCGTTGCGCGGCGCGCAAGACTCGCGCCCGGCGATTCAGCAAGGGGTTGCCCTCTCTGACTCACTCATCGGCGAGTTAAAGGCCAGCGATCTGCTGGTGATCGGCGCGCCGATGTATAACCTCAACGTGCCAACCGATCTCAAAAACTGGTTCGATCTGGTGGCGCGGGCGCGGGAAACCTTCCGCTACACCGAGACCTGGCCTCAGGGACTAGTGGAAGGCGTGCGTGCGGTGGTCATTAGTTCGCGCGGCGGCGTCCATGACGGGCAACCCAGCGATGCGGTCACCCCTTACCTGCGCGCGGTGCTGGGATTGATGGGGATTAGCGACGTTGAATTTATCTATGCTGAAGGGATGGATATTCGCCCGCACGGCCGCGACGCGGGCATTGCCCACGCCCGCCAGCATATCGCCAGGGCCGCTCAGCAGGCGTGA
- a CDS encoding ArsR/SmtB family transcription factor, producing MTTAQQLQASAGEAAVLLKAMSNPHRLLILCMLCEAPRTTAGELAQITGLSPSATSQHLARMRDEGLIDCERDAQRLRYFITHPAVQQVIATLKTIYCP from the coding sequence ATGACCACAGCACAACAACTGCAGGCCAGCGCCGGGGAAGCCGCTGTCCTGCTGAAAGCGATGAGCAATCCCCACCGGCTACTGATTCTGTGCATGCTCTGCGAAGCCCCGCGTACAACCGCAGGCGAGCTGGCGCAAATCACCGGCCTGAGCCCTTCCGCCACCTCTCAGCACCTCGCACGAATGCGTGATGAAGGGCTAATCGACTGCGAGCGCGATGCGCAGCGCCTGCGCTATTTCATTACCCATCCCGCCGTTCAGCAGGTCATCGCCACGCTGAAGACCATTTACTGCCCGTAA
- a CDS encoding rhodanese family protein, with protein MTIATVSANEAQALIAQGARLIDIRAADEYAREHIPAATLLPLEQLTHGAALNAQPGDTIIFHCQAGSRTQNNASFLAAAAAPAQVKLLAGGIQAWRAAGLPIVEDKSQPLPLMRQVQIAAGALILLGVVLGYAVNSGFFLLSGFVGAGLTFAGLTGFCGMARLLAVMPWNQR; from the coding sequence ATGACTATCGCCACCGTTTCAGCCAACGAAGCCCAGGCGCTTATCGCCCAGGGCGCACGGCTGATTGATATCCGCGCTGCCGACGAATACGCCCGCGAGCATATTCCGGCGGCGACACTGCTGCCATTAGAACAATTAACTCACGGCGCGGCGCTCAATGCGCAGCCGGGCGACACCATCATTTTTCACTGCCAGGCCGGCTCGCGCACGCAAAATAACGCCAGTTTTCTGGCCGCCGCCGCCGCGCCCGCGCAGGTTAAGCTGCTGGCTGGCGGTATTCAGGCGTGGCGGGCGGCGGGGTTGCCGATAGTCGAAGATAAATCCCAGCCGCTGCCGCTAATGCGCCAGGTGCAAATCGCCGCAGGCGCGCTGATTTTGCTGGGCGTAGTGCTGGGATACGCCGTCAACAGCGGCTTTTTCTTGCTGAGTGGTTTCGTTGGCGCGGGGCTCACTTTCGCTGGTCTCACCGGTTTCTGCGGCATGGCGCGCCTGCTGGCGGTCATGCCGTGGAACCAGCGTTAA
- the lpxO gene encoding lipid A hydroxylase LpxO: MKYIILLIIIIAVLYVHYRGKVRYRFWRQLSDHSTFTAPLNGFMYLFSRVPNTPYLRPETFPELAILQKNWLVIREEGINLQRLEQIKAAEKYNDAGFNSFFKTGWKRFYLKWYEDAHPSASQLCPKTTELLRGIPSVKAAMFATLPDGSRLPRHRDPYAGSLRFHLGLATPNDDRCFIEVDGERYSWRDGEGVLFDETYIHYAENTSGENRLILFCDIERPMRYRWAQKVNHWLGRNLMSAAAAPNDVGDRTGGINRSFRYIYQIRIIGKRLKKWNKTVYYIVKWLLFGGIALLIWQAF, from the coding sequence ATGAAGTATATCATTTTACTTATTATTATAATTGCTGTGCTCTACGTCCATTATCGCGGAAAGGTTCGCTATCGTTTCTGGCGGCAGCTTTCCGATCATTCAACTTTTACCGCGCCGCTTAATGGCTTTATGTACCTTTTTTCTCGCGTGCCAAATACGCCGTATCTACGCCCGGAGACTTTTCCAGAGTTGGCGATATTACAAAAGAACTGGTTGGTTATTCGTGAAGAGGGGATTAACCTGCAGCGTCTGGAGCAAATAAAAGCGGCGGAAAAATATAATGATGCCGGATTTAACTCATTCTTTAAAACCGGCTGGAAACGTTTTTACCTGAAATGGTATGAAGACGCGCATCCCTCCGCCAGCCAGCTATGTCCAAAAACGACCGAGCTGCTGCGTGGGATTCCTTCGGTTAAAGCGGCAATGTTCGCCACGCTACCCGATGGTAGCCGTTTGCCTCGCCACCGCGATCCTTACGCCGGGTCGCTGCGTTTTCATCTCGGGCTGGCGACGCCGAATGACGACCGCTGTTTTATTGAAGTGGACGGCGAACGCTACAGCTGGCGCGATGGTGAGGGTGTGCTGTTTGACGAAACCTATATTCACTATGCGGAAAATACCAGCGGTGAGAATCGGCTGATTCTTTTTTGCGATATCGAACGGCCCATGCGTTACCGCTGGGCGCAGAAGGTGAACCACTGGCTGGGGCGAAATTTAATGAGCGCCGCCGCCGCGCCGAACGACGTCGGCGACCGCACCGGCGGAATTAATCGCAGCTTCCGTTACATTTATCAAATCCGCATTATTGGCAAGCGATTGAAAAAATGGAATAAAACGGTTTATTACATCGTCAAATGGCTGCTCTTTGGCGGCATCGCCCTACTCATCTGGCAGGCGTTTTAA
- the stpA gene encoding DNA-binding protein StpA, which translates to MSFMLQKLNNIRSLRAMAREFSTDVLEEMLEKLRIVTEEKRAEQQKTQQQQAEYQEKINTWLELMVADGISPDELVLHEMAPAKSSKKRKPRPAKYRYTDHTGAEKTWTGQGRMPKPIALAVAQGKSLESFLI; encoded by the coding sequence ATGTCTTTTATGTTACAAAAACTGAATAATATTCGCTCACTGCGTGCTATGGCGCGTGAATTCTCCACTGACGTGCTTGAAGAGATGCTGGAAAAGCTCAGGATCGTCACTGAAGAAAAACGCGCTGAGCAGCAGAAGACGCAACAGCAGCAGGCAGAATATCAGGAGAAAATTAATACCTGGCTGGAATTAATGGTTGCTGATGGTATTTCACCTGATGAATTAGTGCTGCATGAAATGGCCCCGGCGAAGAGCAGTAAAAAGCGTAAGCCGCGTCCCGCTAAATATCGTTATACCGACCATACCGGCGCAGAAAAAACCTGGACCGGGCAGGGACGTATGCCGAAGCCGATCGCTTTAGCCGTCGCGCAAGGGAAATCGCTTGAGAGCTTCCTGATTTAA
- the alaE gene encoding L-alanine exporter AlaE, translating into MFSAQSRLRHAVADTFAMVVYCTVVNMMIEIFLSGMTFEQSLSSRLVAIPVNIIIAVPYGFYRDFAMRQARRISTSGWMKNIADVVAYVTFQSPVYVLILLSVGADWHQIAAAVSSNILVSMMMGAVYGYFLDFCRRLFRVSPYQQAKA; encoded by the coding sequence ATGTTCTCTGCTCAATCCCGCTTGCGTCATGCGGTAGCAGACACCTTTGCAATGGTGGTCTACTGCACCGTTGTCAATATGATGATCGAAATTTTCCTCTCCGGAATGACCTTTGAGCAGTCGTTATCTTCACGCCTGGTCGCGATCCCGGTCAACATTATTATTGCGGTGCCTTATGGCTTCTATCGCGACTTCGCCATGCGCCAGGCGCGCCGAATCAGCACCTCGGGATGGATGAAAAACATTGCTGACGTCGTCGCATATGTGACTTTCCAGTCACCGGTGTATGTATTGATTCTGCTGTCGGTAGGCGCAGACTGGCATCAAATTGCCGCCGCGGTCAGTTCAAACATTCTGGTATCAATGATGATGGGCGCAGTGTACGGCTACTTTCTCGACTTCTGCCGTCGCCTGTTCCGCGTCAGCCCTTATCAGCAAGCTAAAGCCTGA
- a CDS encoding DUF2002 family protein, with amino-acid sequence MYLRPDEVARVLEKAGFTMDVVTQKAYGYRRGDNYVYVNREARMGRTALVIHPALKERSNSLAEPASEIKTCDHYEQFPLYLAGDAQQHYGIPHGFSSRMALERFLNGLFGEAQPQMSHG; translated from the coding sequence ATGTATTTAAGACCCGATGAGGTGGCGCGTGTTCTTGAAAAAGCCGGCTTCACCATGGATGTTGTGACGCAAAAAGCGTATGGATATCGCCGTGGCGATAATTATGTTTATGTGAACCGCGAAGCGCGCATGGGGCGTACCGCTTTAGTTATTCATCCGGCGCTCAAAGAGCGCAGTAATTCACTGGCTGAACCTGCCAGCGAGATTAAAACTTGCGACCATTATGAACAGTTTCCGCTCTATTTGGCGGGGGATGCGCAGCAGCATTACGGCATTCCCCACGGTTTTAGTTCGCGGATGGCGCTTGAGCGTTTTCTGAATGGGCTGTTTGGCGAAGCTCAGCCGCAGATGTCTCACGGCTAA
- a CDS encoding DUF883 family protein — protein MANRVNRNDIDESAEDIHNEVSQLADTLEEVLKSWGSDAKDEAENARKKAQSLLKETRARLNGNTRLRQAAYDTVERARDAAGCADSYVRDKPWQSVGAAAAVGVFIGVLLNLRR, from the coding sequence ATGGCTAACCGTGTGAACCGCAACGACATTGATGAAAGCGCCGAGGATATTCATAACGAAGTCAGCCAATTAGCGGATACGCTGGAAGAAGTGCTGAAATCATGGGGCAGCGATGCGAAAGATGAAGCTGAGAATGCGCGCAAAAAAGCGCAGTCGCTGCTGAAAGAGACGCGTGCCCGCCTGAACGGCAATACCCGCCTGCGCCAGGCGGCCTATGATACCGTTGAACGCGCACGGGATGCCGCCGGCTGCGCCGACAGCTACGTGCGCGATAAACCCTGGCAGAGCGTTGGCGCGGCCGCCGCCGTTGGGGTATTTATTGGCGTTTTGCTTAATTTGCGTCGATAA
- a CDS encoding PLP-dependent aminotransferase family protein gives MEAKKVPHYQRIARQLKSAIENGELAPGSRLPASRGYAQELGVSRATIENAWGELVAQGWLERRGQAGTFVSERLSPRQVTAQRPTAGQGSSAPQPFQMGLPALDLFPRGVWARVMGRRLRTQSRFDLAPGDPCGEPVLRQAIVDYLRLSRSIECQPEQVVISGNYAASMALILRTLAQPGQHMWMEDPGYPFIRPVVSAAGVNIDPVPIDQQGMDIDWAQAHFPQARFALLTPAHQSPLGVALSLERRRQVLQWAAQRDSWIIEDDYDSEFRYQGKPLPPLKSLDAPQRVLYAGSFSKSMFPALRVAWLVVPLPLAARFRRQAELSHCNVPTLWQQTLADFINEGHFWRHLKKMRASYVLRRQWLESALQAQGFQVVPQSGGIQLVMAVKGDDREQARRCQRAGLAVQALSDWRMLSRGEGGLLMSFTNITSAVMAREVVGELKQALASVE, from the coding sequence ATGGAAGCCAAAAAAGTGCCGCACTACCAGCGTATCGCCCGACAGCTGAAATCAGCGATTGAGAATGGCGAGCTGGCCCCGGGAAGCCGCCTGCCCGCGAGCCGGGGTTATGCGCAGGAGCTTGGCGTGTCGCGGGCGACGATTGAAAATGCCTGGGGCGAGCTGGTGGCCCAGGGCTGGCTGGAGCGCCGCGGCCAGGCGGGCACCTTTGTCAGCGAGCGCCTAAGCCCGCGGCAGGTCACGGCTCAGCGCCCGACGGCAGGCCAGGGATCCTCCGCGCCGCAGCCTTTTCAAATGGGTCTACCGGCACTGGATCTTTTCCCGCGCGGGGTGTGGGCGCGGGTGATGGGGCGGCGGCTACGGACGCAATCGCGCTTCGACCTCGCGCCCGGCGATCCCTGCGGCGAACCGGTTCTCCGTCAGGCGATTGTCGACTATTTACGTCTGTCGCGCAGCATCGAGTGCCAGCCGGAGCAGGTTGTGATTAGCGGCAACTATGCGGCCTCGATGGCGCTAATTTTGCGTACCCTCGCGCAACCGGGGCAGCATATGTGGATGGAGGATCCGGGATATCCGTTCATTCGGCCGGTGGTTAGCGCGGCGGGGGTCAATATCGATCCGGTACCGATTGACCAACAGGGAATGGATATCGACTGGGCGCAGGCACACTTTCCGCAGGCGCGCTTTGCGCTGTTGACTCCAGCGCATCAAAGCCCGCTCGGCGTGGCCCTATCGCTGGAGAGGCGCCGCCAGGTACTGCAGTGGGCGGCGCAGCGCGATAGCTGGATTATTGAAGATGATTACGACAGTGAATTTCGCTATCAGGGGAAACCGTTACCGCCGCTGAAAAGCCTCGATGCGCCACAGCGGGTACTGTACGCCGGGTCATTTAGTAAATCGATGTTTCCCGCGCTGCGTGTCGCGTGGCTGGTGGTACCGCTGCCGTTGGCGGCGCGGTTTCGCCGTCAGGCTGAATTGAGCCACTGTAATGTACCGACCTTATGGCAGCAGACGTTAGCGGACTTCATCAATGAGGGGCATTTCTGGCGCCATCTGAAAAAAATGCGCGCCAGCTACGTGTTGCGCAGGCAGTGGCTGGAGTCGGCGCTGCAGGCGCAGGGTTTTCAGGTGGTACCGCAGTCCGGCGGGATCCAACTGGTGATGGCGGTGAAGGGAGACGATCGCGAGCAGGCCCGGCGCTGCCAACGAGCCGGGCTGGCGGTGCAGGCGTTGAGCGATTGGCGCATGCTTAGCCGCGGTGAGGGCGGGCTATTGATGAGTTTTACGAATATAACGTCGGCGGTGATGGCGCGTGAAGTGGTAGGCGAATTAAAGCAAGCGCTGGCCAGCGTGGAATAA